The Changchengzhania lutea genomic sequence TTGAAACCTTGCAGGTAGTAACGAGGGAAGCACTTTCTAACCGCAAACCATTCCCCTCCTTCGGAGGGGTTAGGGGAGGATTTAGAGTAAGAGTGGTGCGTTAGGGATTGAAGTGGAAAGCCCGCAACGAGGTACGAGCGAGGACTTGGAACGTAAAGCGCGACCCTTGTGGTAACGCCCAAAAAGAATAATAATAAAGATTCCTTCCTTCGAGGGAATAATAAAGATAGAACACATGAAAATAGCCATTATAGGAACAGGAAATTTAGGAAGCTCCATAGCAAAAGGACTGATTAATAACAAGTCGTTTACATCACTGTATTTAAGTGATAAAAATACGTCAGCAGTCAAAGCTTTTGAAAACGAGGATTATGTCACGTTAACTAATGATAATGGTTTTGCAGTTCAAAAATCCGATATGGTCATTTTTGCGCTTCAGCCCAAACATATTGGCAAGGTTTTAGAAAGTGTTGCGTCAAAGATAACAGAAGATCATGTGGTGATTTCTGTGGCAGCAGGAGTTGAAATTTCTAGAATAGAAGCCATTGTTGGGAGCGATAAAAATATCATTCGGGTGATGCCGAATACAGCAATTTCAATTGGTAAATCCATGACGTGTTTATCGGCGAATGAAAAAGCACAAGATAAGATTGGATTGGCTCAAGATATATTCAATCAATTGGGAACCACCATGGTAATTTCTGAAGATTTAGTACAAGCAGCAACCGTAATTTGTGCCAGCGGTATTGCCTTTTGGATGCGTTTGGTAAGAGCCACCACCCAAGGGGCTATTCAACTAGGTTTTGAGGCAGAACAAGCTCATGAACTAGCAACGCAAACCTGTTATGGGGCAGCTAGTTTATTAATTGAATCGGGGAGACACCCTGAACAAGAAATAGATCGTGTAACCACACCAAGTGGTTGTACTATTGAAGGTTTAAATGCTATGGAACACCAGGGACTAAGCTCTGCTTTAATACAAGGTATTTTGGCGTCGTTCGAGAAAATTAATCAACTAAAAAAGAATTAAAAATGCCATTATTTGACGTTTATCCATTATATAATATAACGCCTGTTTCGGGGAAAGATGTACATGTTTACGATGAAAATGGAACGGAATATTTAGACCTTTACGGTGGGCATGCTGTAATATCGATTGGGCATGCACACCCTAATTATATTGAGGCGATTACAAGTCAGGTTTTAAAGCTTGGGTTTTATTCTAATGCGATTAAAAATCCGCTACAAAAACAATTAGCGGATAAGTTAGAAGAATTTTCAGGCTGTGTAGATTACCAGATGTTTTTCTGTAATTCGGGTGCAGAAGCCAACGAGAATGCTTTAAAATTAGCATCTTTTAAAACAGGGAAATCCCGTGTTGTTGCTTTTAAAAATGGATTTCACGGCCGTACATCGGCGGCAGTAGCAGTAACCGATAATGCGAATATTATAGCGCCAATAAATGCGCAACAAAAAGTAACAATTCTAGAATTGAATGATATCTTAGGGGTGAAAGTAGAACTTGAAAAAGGTGATGTTTGTGCCGTTATTGTTGAATTTATTCAAGGTGTTGGTGGTTTAGATCAAGGAACGGCCGATTTTTTTAAACAAGTTTATGCGCTTTGTAAAACCAATAAAACCATGTTTATTGCCGATGAGGTACAATCGGGTTACGGGCGTTCCG encodes the following:
- the proC gene encoding pyrroline-5-carboxylate reductase — protein: MKIAIIGTGNLGSSIAKGLINNKSFTSLYLSDKNTSAVKAFENEDYVTLTNDNGFAVQKSDMVIFALQPKHIGKVLESVASKITEDHVVISVAAGVEISRIEAIVGSDKNIIRVMPNTAISIGKSMTCLSANEKAQDKIGLAQDIFNQLGTTMVISEDLVQAATVICASGIAFWMRLVRATTQGAIQLGFEAEQAHELATQTCYGAASLLIESGRHPEQEIDRVTTPSGCTIEGLNAMEHQGLSSALIQGILASFEKINQLKKN
- a CDS encoding aspartate aminotransferase family protein; the protein is MPLFDVYPLYNITPVSGKDVHVYDENGTEYLDLYGGHAVISIGHAHPNYIEAITSQVLKLGFYSNAIKNPLQKQLADKLEEFSGCVDYQMFFCNSGAEANENALKLASFKTGKSRVVAFKNGFHGRTSAAVAVTDNANIIAPINAQQKVTILELNDILGVKVELEKGDVCAVIVEFIQGVGGLDQGTADFFKQVYALCKTNKTMFIADEVQSGYGRSGEFFAFQHYNVTPDIISIAKGMGNGFPIGGILIHPSIESKYGMLGTTFGGNHLACAAGLAVLNTIEDEKLMDNVNVISEYFISIAKTIPQIRKLKGRGLMLGLEFDFEVGELRKKLIYKYHIFTGGASNKKLLRILPPLTIKKEHIDQFFEALKKALVNIENPKLEGQG